A region from the Coffea eugenioides isolate CCC68of chromosome 9, Ceug_1.0, whole genome shotgun sequence genome encodes:
- the LOC113782120 gene encoding putative UPF0481 protein At3g02645 produces the protein MLSSAFFASKESENNWRNYMILTYKTPLETIPSGPSIFQLSKILKDTKPEAYIPQSLGLGPFHHCRPELQEKMLWIKRAALSIHNIELQRIMELLKSLPWPFEERIQSCYGSYLDFDKETLILIVIVDSICLLHALDVLENYKGQPGEEEEVEPSLMMLENQIPITLIDLVLRDETLAEEFTQLTSLFDIFYEFVSKLSPVKLADDDRDYMREVWGPPKHLLHFMYKFAVGRKLARKLNPAGGQAGEFFIRAIEEINSLTAAYKDGGLRVPTWFDKTIQGIGKAVSSSEMKQASALDKVHSVSELYNIPKITFHALPVGCGFGNIVFDKIKKVVYLPMMTLHANLEVILRNLLAFEAAYKDARQGPQSEVRDHMDLMCAIIKTEKDVQLLKDAKVIETQLKDEDVVKLFKSIKKTMEKLGNKSSFIDAFGRYTNEDYDNVPIVKACNWIKKWALTFLNFVKRIWPVFVVLLLFLQTLCDIYDCRRWPWFGTTRETADLPLQDSSFLSLEPKAELLKPRKFLHYYS, from the exons ATGTTGTCCAGTGCATTTTTCGCTTCAAAAGAGAGTGAAAATAACTGGAGAAACTACATGATACTTACTTACAAAACTCCCCTAGAAACTATACCAAGTGGTCCAAGCATTTTtcaactttccaaaattttgaaagacACCAAGCCTGAGGCTTATATTCCCCAGAGTTTAGGCCTCGGACCATTCCATCACTGCCGTCCCGAACTTCAGGAGAAGATGCTCTGGATAAAGCGTGCAGCACTCAGTATCCATAACATTGAACTCCAGAGAATCATGGAACTTCTTAAGAGCCTTCCATGGCCATTTGAAGAGAGAATCCAATCATGTTATGGCAGCTACCTTGATTTCGACAAGGAAACCTTAATACTGATTGTGATTGTGGACTCCATATGCTTGCTTCATGCTCTTGATGTTCTAGAGAATTATAAGGGACAGCcaggggaggaggaggaggtggaaCCCAGTTTGATGATGCTCGAGAATCAAATCCCGATTACTCTGATTGATCTAGTGTTACGGGATGAGACTCTGGCAGAGGAGTTCACTCAGCTGACTAGTCTGTTTGATATTTTCTACGAATTCGTCAGCAAACTATCTCCAGTGAAATTGGCCGACGATGACAGGGATTATATGAGAGAGGTTTGGGGTCCTCCAAAAcatttgctgcattttatgtatAAGTTCGCTGTGGGCAGGAAGTTAGCT CGGAAGCTGAATCCGGCTGGGGGGCAAGCCGGTGAGTTCTTCATCCGGGCAATTGAGGAAATAAACTCTTTAACTGCGGCTTATAAAGATGGAGGTCTCAGAGTGCCAACATGGTTCGACAAGACTATACAAGGTATCGGTAAGGCTGTGAGTTCCAGTGAGATGAAGCAGGCCAGTGCTTTGGATAAAGTTCATTCTGTTTCAGAACTCTACAATATTCCTAAGATAACATTTCATGCCCTTCCAGTTGGATGTGGTTTCGGCAACATTGTTTTTGACAAAATTAAGAAGGTAGTATACCTCCCAATGATGACTCTGCATGCAAATTTGGAAGTCATATTGAGAAATTTGCTGGCGTTTGAAGCAGCATATAAGGATGCCAGACAAGGGCCGCAATCAGAAGTCAGAGACCATATGGATCTGATGTGTGCTAtcataaaaactgaaaaagaTGTGCAGCTGCTCAAGGATGCCAAGGTCATCGAAACGCAATTGAAAGATGAAGATGTAGTCAAGCTATTCAAGTCGATCAAAAAAACCATGGAAAAGCTAGGTAATAAGTCCAGTTTTATTGATGCTTTCGGCAGGTACACGAACGAAGATTATGACAATGTCCCAATAGTGAAGGCCTGTAACTGGATAAAGAAATGGGCTCTCACTTTCTTGAATTTTGTGAAGAGAATTTGGCCTGTGTTTGTGGTGCTGCTGCTTTTCCTGCAAACGTTATGTGATATTTACGACTGTCGTCGCTGGCCGTGGTTCGGGACTACCCGGGAGACTGCAGATCTTCCTTTGCAGGATTCTTCATTTCTAAGCCTGGAACCCAAAGCTGAACTCTTGAAACCACGCAAATTTCTTCATTATTATAGTTAA